The sequence below is a genomic window from Streptomyces sp. NBC_00289.
GGGCGGTGAGGCCGAACACCAGGGCCGGGTGGGTGCGGGAGTGGCGGCGTGGGCTCGCCGAGGCCGGTCCGATGGACGTGCGGGTGACCATCTCGTCCCCTTCTTCCGGTGAGTGGAGCAGGGCGGTACGGGCATCCGGACAGGACGGATGCTCCGAAACTTTCGATGAGATTCCGGAATTGCGCGGCAGACCCTACGACCGGCCCCCGTCAGCGTCAACGGTGTGGACAACGGTCTGCCACAGATGGCTCAAGAAGGCCGCACGGACACGGTGTTGGCACCCCGCCTCTTGCCTTGCCGAGGAGACGCCCCTACTTTTCCCCCAACTGTCGCCACAGCGACCGAAACTTTCGGCGAGGGCGGGACACGTCTCAGCGAGGCACGCGCCAGCGAGGCACAGGTCTCAGCGACGGTGCGCGAGCCAGGCGGCGCGGCGGACCGGCGACGGACAGCTTGCCGCCGGTCCGGCGCGGTGGACCGGCGGCGGGCAGCTCGGCTCCGCCGCTCGGGTCACTCGGCGCGATGGGCCTCGTCATGGACGAGCAGGGAGAGCAGGGCGGCCACGCTGAGTCCGGCCTCGGCGGGATGGCGCAGCACCTTGCCCGCTTCGATCCGGTAGGTGTTGCCGCGCCCTTCCCGGGTGTGCGAGAGGTAACCGCCCTGCTCCAGGTCGGAGATGATCTTCTGGACCGCGCGTTCCGTCAGCCGGCAGCGTGCGGCGATGTCACGGATACGCGCGGACTGGTCGTCCGCGATGGCAGCCAGCACGCGGGCGTGGTTGGTGACGAACGTCCATCCGTTGTGCGGCTCGAGCACTCCATCCATAGCCCGAATCATACGCTCCAGCGTTCACGTTGACAAAAACACGAAATTTATTTCATGTATCTGTTGACG
It includes:
- a CDS encoding helix-turn-helix transcriptional regulator; the encoded protein is MDGVLEPHNGWTFVTNHARVLAAIADDQSARIRDIAARCRLTERAVQKIISDLEQGGYLSHTREGRGNTYRIEAGKVLRHPAEAGLSVAALLSLLVHDEAHRAE